The following proteins are encoded in a genomic region of Nicotiana sylvestris chromosome 4, ASM39365v2, whole genome shotgun sequence:
- the LOC138889592 gene encoding uncharacterized protein, translated as MEDILKIKQRDSELLREFVDRFQRERMTLPRVPDNWAAIAFTSNLNEKSSEATRRLKESLREFPATTWNDVYNRSRNKELGSSSRFGNNRNTYESRDDDRNLKARSSGYSFNVSTSELAAVLRSMGDKVRWPKEMRSNLNRRNPDHWCEFHNDHGHKMGDCRFLQSEVDHLLKQGYLTKLFSDKGKQAYMKNRQEPPKPPSPKRTVNIISGGKDINGVSYTVANKISKVTITQGKRVRHVIEEESITFDDEDADADADADGVFTPHNDALVISLIVYDTNVKRFLIDPGSSVNIILLRVLREMQAEDKIIPKAHTLSRFDNFSVVTKGKVTLTTFAEGVVKDTKFQAVDMEMAYNMILGRPWIHEIDVVPSTLHQVIKFPSL; from the exons atggaagatattttaaAGATCAAGCAAAgggactcagaattgcttagagagttcgtggatagattccaacgtgaaagaatgacattaccgCGTGTACCCGacaattgggcagctatagctttcacaagcaatttgaatgaaaaaagctcagaagctacgaggcgactcaaagaaagccttcgtgaattcccagctacaacgtggaatgacgtttacaacag ATCAAGGAATAAAGAGttaggttcttcatcaagatttggAAACAATCGAAATACCTATGAGTCACgtgatgatgatagaaatttgaaggcaaGATCTAGCGGTTATAGTTTCAACGTGAGCACTTCTGAGCTCGcagctgttttgagaagcatgggagataaggtacgatggccaaaagagatgagatcgaatctaaacaggcgcaaccctgatcattggtgcgagtttcataatgaccatGGGCATAAAATGGGAGATTGTaggtttttacaaagtgaagtggatcatttattaaaacaaggatatctcaCCAAGTTGTTCAGTGATAAaggtaagcaagcttacatgaagaacaggcaggagcccCCGAAGCCACCTTCTCCAAAAAGAACCGTCAACATTATAAGCGGAGGTAAAGACATCAATGGCGTATCATACACTGTGgctaacaaaatttccaaagttacaattacccaagggaaacgggtgcggcatgtcatagaggaagaaagcattacatttgatgatgaagatgcagatgcagatgcagatgcagatggtgTATTCacccctcataacgatgcactggtaatatctctaattgtatatgatactaatgtaaaacgatttttgattgatccaggtagttccgtgaacattattttgctaagagtattacgtgagatgcaagcagAAGATAAAATAATACCAAAGGCACATACTCTATCTAGATTTGACAATTTTAGTGTTGTGACAAAAGGAaaggtaacactcaccacattcgcagaaggagtcgtcaaagatacaaagtttcaagcagtcgatatggagatggcttacaatatgatccttgggagaccatggatccatgaaatagatgttgttccttcaaccttgcatcaagtcaTTAAATTTCCATCACTCTAG